A window from Cryobacterium sp. PAMC25264 encodes these proteins:
- a CDS encoding CoA-binding protein → MGASPNPARSSYFVGTYLQQSSDYRVYFVNPRADTILGQKAYPDLASLPEVPDIVDVFRKASDIPQVLDDALAVGAKTVWVQLGIWNQEAAEYGESKGLTIVMDRCIKIEHARFHGGLHLLGFDTGQITARKTIR, encoded by the coding sequence GTGGGCGCCTCCCCCAACCCGGCCCGCTCGAGCTACTTCGTCGGCACCTACCTCCAGCAGTCGAGCGACTACCGGGTCTACTTCGTCAACCCGCGCGCCGACACCATCCTCGGTCAGAAGGCCTACCCCGACCTGGCCTCACTGCCGGAGGTGCCCGACATCGTCGACGTGTTCCGCAAGGCCTCCGACATCCCGCAGGTGCTGGACGACGCCCTCGCGGTCGGCGCGAAGACCGTGTGGGTGCAGCTGGGCATCTGGAACCAGGAGGCCGCCGAGTACGGCGAGTCGAAGGGCCTCACCATCGTGATGGACCGCTGCATCAAGATCGAGCACGCCCGCTTCCACGGCGGCCTGCACCTGCTCGGCTTCGACACCGGGCAGATCACGGCCCGCAAGACCATCCGGTAG
- a CDS encoding L-serine ammonia-lyase: MTAYVSALDLFSIGIGPSSSHTVGPMRAARAFAETLAASGRLGDVTRIRCSLFGSLGSTGLGHGTPDAVLAGLSGLRPELCDPDEVRNLWAQLADGATLPLNGSHPVAVRKSDVVFEPRTRLPGHPNAMTLTAYGSDESAPAVLEETYYSIGGGFIRRDGDPVRPPATVEQPMPYASSAALLELCDSHGIGICDVARANEEAVHGADRLDAGLDAIWAAMHACVEAGLHVDGTLPGGLGVKRRASAIRMQLEEYDGLPLRERDTSTEWLHAFALAVNEENASGGRVVTAPTNGAAGIIPAVAHYYLRFVPGAGAAGIRRFLLTAVAIGSLVKANASISGAEGGCQAEVGSACAMAAGALCAVLGGTPRQVENAAEIAMEHHLGLTCDPVGGLVQVPCIERNAIAASTAVSAARLALHGDGTHLVSLDTVIETMRQTGLDMMTKYKETSEGGLAVNVIEC; encoded by the coding sequence GTGACTGCGTACGTATCGGCTCTCGACCTCTTCTCCATCGGAATCGGTCCATCCAGTTCCCACACCGTCGGCCCGATGCGAGCCGCCCGTGCTTTCGCCGAGACCCTGGCCGCGAGCGGCCGCCTGGGCGACGTGACGCGCATCCGCTGTTCGCTGTTCGGCTCGCTCGGGTCCACCGGCTTGGGCCACGGCACCCCGGATGCCGTGCTGGCCGGTCTCTCCGGCCTCCGCCCCGAGCTCTGCGACCCTGACGAGGTACGGAATCTCTGGGCGCAGCTGGCCGACGGGGCTACGCTGCCACTGAACGGCAGCCATCCGGTGGCCGTGCGGAAGAGCGATGTGGTGTTCGAGCCGCGCACCCGGCTCCCCGGGCACCCGAACGCGATGACGCTCACGGCCTATGGCTCCGACGAGTCGGCGCCGGCCGTTCTCGAGGAGACCTACTACTCGATCGGCGGCGGCTTCATCCGCCGCGACGGCGACCCGGTGCGCCCGCCGGCCACCGTGGAGCAGCCGATGCCGTACGCGTCGAGCGCGGCTCTGCTCGAGCTCTGTGACAGCCACGGAATCGGCATCTGCGACGTGGCCAGGGCAAACGAGGAGGCCGTGCACGGCGCGGACCGCCTCGACGCCGGACTGGACGCCATTTGGGCGGCCATGCACGCCTGCGTCGAGGCCGGCCTGCACGTCGACGGCACCCTTCCCGGCGGACTCGGGGTCAAGCGGCGCGCGTCTGCCATACGTATGCAACTGGAAGAATATGACGGGCTGCCGTTGCGCGAACGGGACACCTCGACCGAGTGGCTGCACGCCTTCGCCCTCGCGGTGAACGAGGAGAACGCCTCGGGCGGCCGGGTGGTCACCGCGCCGACCAACGGCGCCGCGGGCATTATCCCCGCCGTCGCCCACTACTACCTGCGCTTCGTGCCCGGGGCCGGGGCCGCCGGGATCCGCCGGTTCCTGCTCACGGCCGTGGCCATCGGGTCGCTCGTCAAGGCGAACGCGTCCATCTCCGGCGCGGAGGGCGGCTGCCAGGCCGAGGTGGGCTCGGCCTGTGCGATGGCCGCCGGGGCGCTGTGCGCCGTGTTGGGCGGCACCCCGCGCCAGGTGGAGAACGCGGCGGAGATCGCTATGGAACACCATCTCGGGCTCACCTGCGATCCGGTCGGCGGGCTTGTGCAGGTGCCCTGCATCGAACGCAACGCCATCGCCGCCTCCACCGCTGTCTCGGCGGCCCGGCTCGCCCTGCACGGCGACGGCACCCACCTGGTGTCGCTGGACACGGTGATCGAGACCATGCGTCAGACCGGCCTGGACATGATGACCAAGTACAAGGAAACGAGCGAGGGCGGCCTGGCGGTCAACGTCATCGAGTGCTGA
- a CDS encoding LysM domain-containing protein, whose protein sequence is MTGSMFTARRAFAVAALTVAAVALSGCAPAPAPVVTQTIVITPTPTPTPTPTATPTPVVTTPPVAAPVPEITENPDVPEVPLPEGPAYDNGAIPGAQAAPVRDDAGNLTSYTVIDGDTFFDIAQRFDLPMQQLLRMNPSVSGLGENIRLRQVINLDWTTTG, encoded by the coding sequence ATGACCGGATCGATGTTCACCGCACGACGTGCGTTCGCCGTTGCCGCGCTCACGGTTGCCGCTGTGGCACTGAGCGGCTGCGCTCCGGCGCCGGCGCCGGTGGTGACCCAGACCATCGTCATCACGCCGACGCCCACCCCCACGCCGACGCCCACCGCCACACCGACACCCGTCGTGACCACGCCGCCGGTTGCGGCTCCTGTGCCGGAGATCACGGAGAACCCCGACGTTCCCGAGGTGCCGCTGCCGGAGGGCCCCGCCTACGACAACGGCGCCATCCCCGGCGCCCAGGCCGCCCCGGTGCGGGACGACGCGGGCAACCTCACGAGCTACACCGTCATCGACGGTGACACGTTCTTCGACATCGCGCAGCGATTCGACCTGCCGATGCAGCAGCTGCTCCGCATGAACCCGTCGGTCTCGGGGCTCGGCGAGAACATCCGGCTGCGCCAGGTGATCAATCTGGACTGGACGACGACGGGCTGA
- a CDS encoding Gfo/Idh/MocA family oxidoreductase, with translation MASSDIQPESPINPPKPAPRPGPRPGPGPQHGTTPSAPPATGTRAPLTGPIRAAVIGYGLSGRVFHAPFLAANPDFTLTAIVTGDDERAARATESYPGVRIVPSSEALFAQAPDLDLVVIGTPPETHVALANAALDAGLAVVIDKPFSVDSEQGWALVNRADSLGLPLTVFQNRRWDGDFLTLRALLGTGALGDVYTFESRFEFFKPGPPRSWKAAATPAAGGGVLFDLGAHLIDQAVQLFGPVDDVTAELNIRRTDGVADDDTFVSLHHGSGVRSHLWMSSFTAQAGPRYRVLGSAAAYVKWGLDGQEAAIQAGNLPGDPGFGIEPESTWGRLGADGATQAVPALPGQYAAFYSTLADALLRGGPLPVEPGDAVRTIEVIERIHNAAR, from the coding sequence ATGGCCTCTTCAGATATCCAGCCGGAATCCCCGATCAACCCGCCGAAGCCCGCCCCCAGGCCTGGGCCGCGCCCCGGACCTGGGCCCCAGCACGGCACGACGCCCAGCGCCCCGCCCGCGACAGGTACCCGGGCGCCCCTGACCGGACCGATCCGCGCGGCGGTCATCGGCTACGGCCTGTCCGGCCGGGTCTTCCACGCGCCGTTCCTCGCGGCCAACCCCGACTTCACCCTCACCGCCATCGTGACCGGTGATGATGAGCGAGCCGCGCGGGCCACCGAGAGCTACCCGGGCGTGCGTATCGTGCCCAGCAGCGAGGCTCTGTTCGCCCAGGCCCCCGACCTCGACCTCGTGGTCATCGGCACCCCGCCGGAGACCCACGTGGCTCTGGCGAACGCCGCCCTCGACGCCGGCCTCGCCGTTGTCATCGACAAGCCGTTCTCGGTGGACTCCGAACAGGGCTGGGCCCTGGTGAACCGGGCCGACAGCCTGGGCCTGCCGCTCACCGTTTTCCAGAACCGGCGCTGGGACGGCGATTTCCTCACCCTGCGGGCTCTGCTGGGCACCGGGGCGCTCGGCGACGTCTACACGTTCGAGTCGCGCTTCGAGTTCTTCAAGCCCGGCCCGCCCCGCAGTTGGAAGGCCGCGGCCACCCCGGCCGCCGGCGGGGGAGTGCTGTTCGACCTCGGCGCTCACCTGATCGACCAGGCCGTGCAGCTGTTCGGACCGGTCGACGACGTCACCGCCGAGCTCAACATCCGCCGCACCGACGGCGTCGCCGACGACGATACCTTCGTGTCGCTGCACCACGGCTCCGGGGTGCGATCACACCTGTGGATGAGCTCGTTCACGGCCCAGGCGGGACCGCGCTACCGGGTGCTCGGATCCGCCGCGGCCTACGTGAAGTGGGGCCTCGACGGCCAGGAGGCGGCCATCCAGGCCGGCAACCTCCCCGGCGACCCCGGCTTCGGGATCGAACCCGAGAGCACCTGGGGCCGGCTCGGAGCGGACGGCGCGACGCAGGCCGTTCCCGCGCTGCCGGGCCAGTATGCCGCTTTCTACAGCACGCTGGCCGACGCCCTGCTCCGGGGCGGGCCGCTCCCGGTCGAGCCGGGTGATGCCGTGCGCACCATCGAGGTCATCGAACGCATCCACAACGCGGCTCGCTGA
- a CDS encoding Lrp/AsnC family transcriptional regulator — MVASNRVAVSTDTLDAVDLSLLGLLRTNARLSNSALAASVGIAASTCLERVRSLVSRGVIRRFTVDVNPAALGLGVQALISINIHSGARSQITPFATRIRELPEVVQFFFVGGNEDFLVHVAVRDTDGLRRFVVDNLSADPVVAATRTSIIFDHVSPPL; from the coding sequence ATGGTCGCATCCAACCGCGTGGCCGTGTCCACCGACACCCTCGACGCCGTCGACCTGAGCCTGCTCGGGCTGCTCCGCACCAACGCCCGGCTGTCGAACTCCGCCCTGGCCGCCTCGGTGGGCATCGCGGCGTCCACCTGCCTCGAACGGGTACGCTCGCTGGTGAGCCGCGGGGTCATCCGCCGGTTCACGGTGGATGTCAACCCGGCCGCGCTCGGCCTGGGCGTGCAGGCGCTGATCAGCATCAACATCCACTCGGGGGCTCGGTCTCAGATCACCCCGTTCGCCACGCGCATCCGGGAACTGCCCGAGGTCGTGCAGTTCTTCTTCGTCGGCGGCAACGAGGACTTCCTCGTGCACGTGGCCGTGCGTGACACCGACGGGCTGCGACGTTTTGTCGTCGACAATCTCTCGGCCGACCCGGTGGTGGCGGCCACCCGCACGAGCATCATCTTCGACCACGTGTCGCCGCCGCTCTAG